The Sandaracinus amylolyticus genomic interval ACGTCGGTCCCCGCTGGGGTGTCGTTGCCGAGGTGGGCCCTCTGCTTGCTTTGCAGGGTCCGCCTTTTTCGTTCGCAGAGCTCTCTTCGGAGGGCCGCGTTCTCTCTCCCGAGAGCCGCGGTTTCACTGGAGAGTCGCAGCGGACGGTGGGCGACGACGGTCCGCGGGGGGGCCGGAGACGGCTCGCCCTCCGGGTCTACGGTTCGAGCGCCAAGACACACGACACCACATCAACCGAGTGAACGCCCGCAACGACAGCCCCCTGGACAAGCCTGCGATCGAAGCGATCGCGGAGCCGGTCTGTCGTGCGCACGGCGTCGAGCTGGTCGACGTGCAGTGGACGATGGATCGCGGCGGGCCGGTGCTGCGCGTGCTGATCGATCGGGAGCGCCCGGACATGACGCCCGGCGAGCCCGGGAGCGGGGTGTCGATCGACGACTGCCAGGGCGTGAGCCGCGATCTCTCGACCGCGCTCGACGTGCACGAGAAGGTCGTGCCGAGCGTTCGTTATCGCCTCGAGGTGAGCTCGCCGGGGCTCGATCGGCCGCTGGTCAAGCGCCGCGACTTCGAGCGCTTCGCCGGGCTCGAGGTGAAGGTGCAGACGCGCGTGCCGGTGCCCGGCACCGAGGATCGCAAGAAGGTCCAGGGCGTGCTGCGGGGGCTCGACGGAGACGTGGTGCGGATCGAGGAAGGATCGACGGCCTTCGAGATCCCCTTCGGCGACATCGTGAAGGCCCACGTGGTCTACAGGTTCACGCGCGCTGCTCGCTGAGCGCGCCGTTCGGTCTCGGGAAGAGGTGGTTTCGATGCAGAGCGGAGGGTTCTCGCTGCAGCAGCTGATCGATCAGGTGAGCAAGGAGAAGGGCATCGACCCTCGCGTGCTCACCGAGACGATGGAGCAGGCGATTCTCACGGCCGCGAAGCGGACGTTCGGGATGAACCGCGAGCTCGAGGCTCGCTACAACCCCGACACCGGCAACGTCGACCTCTTCCAGTACATGACCGTCGTGGACGACGTCGGAGACGAGGAGCGCCAGCTCTCCGTCGAGGACGCGCGCCGTCACGGTCTCGAAGCCGAGATCGGCGAGGAGCTCGGCTTCCAGGTCTTCTACCTGCCCGAGGACGCCGACAAGGCGCGCCAGCAGGACAAGGAGTTCGGCGATCTGCTGAAGATGCAGCAGCACCGCCGTGGCTTCGGCCGCATCGCGGCGCAGACCGCGAAGCAGGTGATCATCCAGCGCATGCGCGAGGCGGAGCGCGAGCTCGTGTTCAACGAGTTCAAGGACCGCCGCGGCGAGCTGATCACGGGCATCGTGCGCCGCTTCGAGCGCGGCTCGAACATCATCGTCGACCTCGGGCGCACCGAGGCGATCCTGCCCGCGCGCGAGCAGACGCCGCGCGAGAGCTACCGTCCCGGCGACCGCATCGTCGCGCTGCTGAAGGACATCGATCGCGAGGCGCGTGGCCCGCAGATCATCCTGTCGCGCACCGACGTCGGGCTGCTCGTGAAGCTGTTCGAGATGGAGGTGCCCGAGATCTACGAGGGCATCGTGAAGATCGTCGCGGCCGCGCGCGAGCCCGGCGCGCGCTCGAAGATCGCGGTCACCTCGCGCGACTCGGACGTCGATCCGGTGGGCGCCTGCGTCGGCATGAAGGGCTCGCGCGTGCAGGCCGTCGTGCAGGAGCTCCGCGGCGAGAAGATCGACATCGTGCCGTGGGATCGCGATCCCGCGCGCTTCGTGTGCAACGCGATCGCGCCGGCCGAGGTCTCGCGCGTCATCATCGACGAGGGCGCCACGCAGATGGAGCTCGTCGTACCGGACGCGAAGCTCTCGCTCGCGATCGGTCGGCGCGGCCAGAACGTGCGCCTCGCGTCGCAGCTGACGGGCTGGAAGCTCGACATCATCAGCGACACGCGCTTCCGCCAGATCGAGGATCAGGCGATGACGGCGCTCTCGATGATCGGGAGCGTCGACGAGAACGTCGCGAAGGCGCTGTACCGCGCGGGCTTCCGCAGCATCGACGAGATCCTCGAGGCGTCGGACCAGGAGATCGCGTCGATCGAGGGCGTCGGCTCGGAGAAGCGCGCGGCGCAGATCAAGGCGGACGCGCTCGCGGCCAGCGAGGGCTACCGCCAGCGCCTCGTCGACGAGGCGATCGATCGTGCAGAGCCGCTCAGCGAGCGCGAGATGCTGCTGCTCGTCGGCGGCATCAGCGAGCGCGTGGCGGACGCGCTGGAGCGCGGCGGCTACAAGAGCGCCTCGGACGTGCAGCGCGAGACCGACGTCGATCGGCTTGCGATCAAGACCGGTCTCGGCAACCAGAGGGCGCGCGAGATCAAGGACGCGGTCGCTCGGTTCGTCGAGGAAGACCTCGAGCGCATCCGCCGCGCGCAGCGCGAGCGGGCGGCGTCGAGGCTGCTCGGGCCGGCCGAGGGCGAGGGCGGAGAGCAGGAAGGCAGCCTGGAGGGCTGAGACGGGATGCTGATGGTCGACGAGCAGCAGCGCCGCGGGCGCGGCACGGACGAGCAGGAGGTCGACGGCGACGACGCCGGCGAGGCCTCGTCGCGCGCCGTGTCCGAGCGCCTGTGCGCGGGCTGCCGTCGCACCGTTCCGCGCGAGGAGCTGCTGCGCTTCGCGATCGGCCCGGAGGCGCCGTACCTCGCGCCCGATCCCCAGCGGAAGCTGGGCGGGCGCGGCGTGTCGGTGCACCCGACGCGCGCGTGCATCGAGCTCGCGGCGAAGCGGGGCGGCTTCGCGCGTGCGCTGAAGAAGGGCGTCGCGATCGATGCCGCCGCCCTGTGCGAGAGCGCTGCGGTGCTCTATGTGATGCGCGCCGAGAGCTTGCTCATCGCCGCTGCCCGGCGGAAGAAGCTGGCCATCGGGACCGACGCCGTGCGCGACGCGCTCCGACGTCCGGAGCGGAGCGGCGGGGCCGAAGAGTGCGAGGTCGAGGTGCTGGTGGTCGCGGCGGATGCCGAGGGCCGGCGCGAGGAGCTGCGGGCAGCAGCCGAGAAGCTCGGGAGACGCTGTACGGTGTTGGGAACCAAGGGCTCGCTCGGTCGCCTCTTCGGCCGGGATGAAGTGGGTGTGCTCGGGATCCTCGACCGCGGGATCGCGGACGAGGTGGTGCGCTGTGCCGCGCGCGCGGCCGAGCTGGAGTCACCGGTAGGAATTGGCGATCGGGGCCGTGGCGGGGCCTCCGTTCGCGTGTCGGAGGGCGAGGGCGAATGACGACCACCAAGGTCCGGGTGTACGAGGTCGCGCGCGAGCTCGGGATGGACAATCGCGAGCTCATGAACCGCTTTGCGGCGCTGGGCATCCCGGTGCGGAATCACATGAGCGCGCTCGAGCCGGCCGAGGTCGATCGGGTCAAGCGCGCGCTCGAGAAGGACAAGGCGCAGAACACGGTGGAAGAGCGCATTCGCCCGACGGTCGTGCGCCGTCGTACGGCTGCGGCGCCCGAGCCGGTCGCTGCGGCGCCCGCCCCGGCGCCGGTGATCACGCGCGAGGCGCCGCGGGCCGAGAACGGCCACGCCGCGGTCGCGCCCGTCGCGCCGCGTCCCGTGGCGCCCACGCCGCCTCCGGCCGCTCCGCCGGTCGTCGAGCGTGAGCGCGAGGCCGCGCCGCCCCCGCCGCCTGCGCCCGTCGTGGCCGCGCCCCCGCCGGCCGTCGAGCGCGAGGCTGCGCCGCAGCCGCCGGCTCCGGTCGTCGAGGCCGCCCGTCCCGAGGCGCCGCCTCCGCCGGTCGCTGCGCGCCCGGTCGCGCCGGCCGTCACCGAGGAGCCCAAGCCCGCGCCGGCTCCCGTGCCCGCCCCCGCGCCGGTCGTCGCCGCCCCGACGCCGCCGCCGCCCGCGCCCGTCGCCGCGGCGCCCAGGCCGGCCCCGGTCGCCGCGCCGGAGCGTCCGGCGCCCGCGCCCGCAGCCGCCGCCCAGGCCTCCTCGGGCCCGGCGCTGCGTCCCTCGCAGCCGCCGCCCGCGTCGGTGCGCCTCGCGCACTCGAACCTGCCGCCCGGCGTCGTCGCGCGCGGCAACGTGACCGCGCCGAGCGCGCCGCCGCCCAGCGCGGCGACCGTCTCGCGCATCGTGTCCCAGCACGCCCAGGGCCCCGGCGGCCGCACGCAGTGGACGCCCGACGGCGGGCAGCGTCGCAGGGTCCAGGTCCCCGGCTCGACGCTCGGTCCCCCGGGCCGTCCGATGCCCGGTCAGCGCCCCGGCGCCAAGCGCCGCCCGATGCCCGGCAAGAAGGGCATGAAGACGGAGATCACGACTCCGTCGGCGCAGAAGCGCATCATCCGCATCGAGGACAACATCGCGCTGCAGCAGCTCGCGCAGAAGATGTCCCTCAAGGCGACCGACGTGCTGATGAAGCTCATCCAGATGGGGATGGGCGGCGTGAACATCAACAGCACGCTCGACTCCGACACCGCGAAGCTGCTCGCGAGCGAGTTCGGCTACGAGGTCGAGAACGTCGCGAAGAGCGACGACGACATGATCGCCGAGGCGCGTGGCGCCGCCGGCGCGCAGGAAGACCTCGAGGCGCGCGCCCCGATCGTCACGGTCATGGGCCACGTCGACCACGGCAAGACCTCGCTGCTCGATCGCATCCGCAAGGCGAACGTGGCGGCGGGCGAGGCCGGCGGCATCACCCAGCACATCGGCGCGTACCGCGTCGACACCGGCAAGGGCCCGATCGTGTTCCTCGACACGCCCGGCCACGAGGCGTTCACCGCGATGCGTGCCCGCGGCGCGCAGGCGACCGACGTCGTCGTGCTGGTCGTCGCGGCGGACGACGGCGTGATGCCGCAGACGCGCGAGGCCATCAACCACGCGCGCGCGGCGGAAGTGCCGATCATCGTGGCGGTCAACAAGATCGACAAGCCGGGCGCGCGCCCGGATCAGATCCGCCAGGAGCTCTCGGGCCTCGGCCTCCAGCCGGAGGACTGGGGCGGCGACACGCTCTTCGTGAACGTGTCGGCGCTGAGCGGCGAGAACGTCGACGTTCTCCTCGAGAACATCGCGCTGCAGACCGAGATCATGGAGCTGCAGGCGAACCCGGCGGCGGCCGCCGAGGGCGTCGTGCTCGAGGCGTACCTCGACAAGGGCCGCGGTGTCGTCGCGAACGTGCTCGTGCAGAACGGCACGCTCAACCAGGGCGACCTGATGCTCGCCGGCGTCGCGCTCGGCCGCATCCGCGCGCTCACCGACGATCGTGGACGCCGCGTGAAGAACGCGGGTCCCGCGACGCCGGTCGAGGTGCTCGGTCTGCCGGACCTCCCGCAGGCGGGTGATCAGTTCTTCGTCGTCGCCGACCAGAAGAAGGCGCAGGAGCTGGTCGACGCGCGCAAGAAGGCGGTCGCCGCGAAGGCGAAGACGACCACCGCGAAGGGCCTCGAGGATCTCTACGCCATGATGAAGGCGGGCGAGGTCCAGGAGCTCAACCTCGTCATCAAGAGCGACGTGGCCGGCTCGGTCGAGGCGCTCGTGAAGGCGCTGACGGAGCTCTCGACCGAGAAGGTCAAGGTCAACGTCATCCACACCGGCGTCGGTGGCATCACCGAGAACGACGTCATGCTCGCGACCGCGTCGAAGGCGATCATCATCGGCTTCAACGTGCGCCCGGCAGGTCAGGCGGCGGCCGTCGCGAAGAGCGAGGGCGTCGAGATTCGCCAGTACTCGATCATCTACGAGGCGGTCGACGAGGTGAAGAAGGCCATGACCGGCCTCCTCGCCCCGGTGTTCAAGCAGAAGGAGCTCGGCAAGGCCGACGTTCGCGCCGTCTTCAACATCCCGAAGGCGGGCACGATCGCGGGCTGTTACGTCACCGAAGGCACGATCAAGCGCAACGCGAAGGCGCGCTTGGTGCGCGACTCGGTGCAGGTCTGGGAAGGCACGATCGCCAGCCTGCGTCGCGTGAAGGACGACGTGCGCGAGGTGACGTCGGGCTTCGAGTGCGGTGTCGGCCTCGAGAACTTCAACGACATCCACGAGGGCGACGTGATCGAGTGCTACGAGCTCGAGCAGGTGGCTGCGAGCCTGTAGTCGGAGCGAGGCGCGGCGCCTCGCGCTGCGCCGCGCGCACGGATCTTGGAACGAGCAAGACGGGCCCTCCTGATCGGCATGCCGGCGGGAGGGCCGGTCCGCTTCACGGACCTGCAGAGGAGACGTCGTGGTCGTCGGCGTGTGTCGAATCGTGCTCGCGCTCCCGAGCGTCGACTCGCTCAAGGGAAAGCGCTCGATCGTGCGGCGCATCGTCGACCGCGTGAGGCACAAGTTCAACGCGGCGATCGCGGAGGTCGCGGAGATGGACGCGCATCGTCGTGCAGTGCTGGGGTTCGCGGTGGTCTCGAACGACGCGCGCCACGCGAACTCGATGGTCGACACGATCGTGTCGTTCGTGAGCAGCGCGACCGAGGCGCTGGTGATCGATCGCTCGATGGAGATCGTTCACCTCGAGGACCACTTCGGCGGCGGGCTCGACGCCGCGATCGATCGCTCGTACGACGAGCCGGGCGAGGACGACGACGATGGGCGCTAGCGGAGCAGGTCGTGACAAGCGCATCGCCGAGCGGATCCGCGCGGACGTGATGGATCTCTTGCTGCGCGGTGCGATCCGCGATCCGGACGTGCAGGGCGCCGTCGTGTCGGCGGTGGACGTGACGAACGATCTCTCGGTCGCGCGCGTCTGGCTGCGCGCGCTCGAGGGCGACGTGGACGCGGCGCGGCGCAAGCGGCTCGTGTCCGCGATGAAGCGCGCGGGCGGGTTCATCCGTCGCGAGCTCGGGCGCACGCTGCAGGTGCGTCGCGTGCCGGAGCTTCGCTTCGAGTGGGACGAGGGCGCCGATCGTGCGGCGCGCGTCGAAGCGTTGCTCGACGAGATCGCGATCGAGCAGCGCGCACGGAAGGAGGACGGGCAGTCATGAGCCGTGCACGTGCAGTCGAGCTCGTCCGTGCAGGGTCGCGTTTCCTCGTGACCTGTCACGTGCGCCCCGACGCCGACGCGCTGGGATCGGCGCTCGGCCTCGCGGCGATCCTGCGCTCGATCGGGAAGGACGCGTTGGTCTACAGCCAGGATGGCGTGCCTCCGCTGCTCCAGTTCCTCGACGGCAAGGAGAAGGTCGCGCGCGACGTGCCGCCCGGGCGCTTCGACGCGACGTTCGTGATGGATGCCGCGGCGCGCGAGCTCGTGCCGCCGCTGCCTCCGAGCGAGCGCAGCGGGCCCGTCGTGATCGTCGATCACCACGCGGCGGCCGATGGCTTCGGCGACGTGATCGTGCGCGAGGTCGACGCGGTCGCGACCGGCGAGGTCGTGCTGCGCCTGATGCAGTCGCTCGGCGTGAAGGACGTGCCGCGCGACGCGGCCCAGCCGGTCTACGCGGCGATCGTCGCGGACACCGGCGGCTTCCGCTACTCGGGCACCAACGCGACGACGCACCGGCTCGCCGCGCAGCTGCTCGAGCAGGGCGTCGATCCGTGGCAGGTCGCGTCGCACCTCTTCGAGCGCTGGGCGCCGCAGCGCATGGCGCTTCTCGGCGAGGTGCTGCGCGCGATGAAGATCGAGCTCGACGGACGCCTCGCGATCGTCGCGGTCGATCGCGAGATGATGGCGCGCACCGGCGCGAGCGACGACATGATCGAGGGCATGGTCAACTACGGGCGCATGCTCGAGGGCGTCGAGATCGCCGCGCTGCTCTGGACGCCCGAGAAGGGCCAGGACGTGAAGATCAGCCTGCGCTCGGCGGGCCGTGCGGACGTCGCCGCGCTCGCGGTGACGCTCGGCGGTGGCGGGCATCGCGCCGCGGCGGGCGCGTCGGTGCGCAACGCGGAGCTCGCGACCGTCGTGGCGCGTCTTCGCGACGAGGCCGCGAAGGTGCTCGCGCGACACTGAGACGCCCGTGACGCACGGAGTGCTCGTCGTCGACAAACCTCGCGGGCCGACGTCGCACGACGTCGTCGCGTGGGCCCGTCGCGCGCTCGGCACGCGCGCCGTCGGCCATGCGGGAACGCTCGATCCGATGGCGACCGGGGTGCTCGTCCTCGGCGTCGGCGAAGGCACGAAGCTCACGCCGTACCTGATGAGCGAGGACAAGGCGTACGAGACGACCATCGTGCTCGGCGCCGAGACCGACACGCTCGACGCCGAAGGGCGCGCGACGTCCGAGCACGACGTACCGGCGCTCGATCGCGCGACGGTCGAGGCTGCGTGTGCACGCTTCGTCGGTACGTACCTGCAGCGCGCCCCGGCGGTGAGCGCGATCAAGAAGGACGGCGTCGCGCTGCACGAGCGCGTGCGTCGCGGCGAGGACGTCGAGGCCCCCGAGCGCGAGGTGCGCTGCGACGCGATCGAGGTGCTCGACGTGCGCGCGAGGGAGATCGATCTGCGCGTGCGCTGCGGAAAAGGGTTCTACGTGCGCTCGCTCGGCCGCGATCTCGCTCGCGAGCTGGGCACGCGAGGTCACCTCGGCGCGCTGCGACGCACGCGAAGCGGCGCGTTCGGCGCGGAGGACGCGCTTTCGGGCGAGGTGCTCCAGCGCGCGCGCCGCGGCGACGAGGACGCGCGAGCGCAGGTGCGCGCGTCGCTGCGATCGCTCGAAGCTGCGCTCTCGACGATCGCGCGCCTCGACGTCGGGGCATCGGGCGCGCGCGAGCTTCGCCACGGGCGTGCGCTCCGCATCGAAGAGCCCGTGGTCCGCGAGCCGATCGCCGCGCTCGACGAGTCGGGTGAGCTCGTCGCGATCGTGCGCTGGAGCGAAGGCGCGCTGCGCGTCGTGCGAGGGTTCGCGCCGCGTGCGAGCGTGGAGGGTGCATCGTGAGCGCGAGGACGTGCATCGCGGCGCTCGTCGTGCTCGTCGCGTCGATCGGCTGTGGAGACGATGCGCCCGCCGCGGACGCCGGCTTCGACGCTGCGATCGACGCGGGCCACGACGCTGGATCCGACGCCGGTCCGATGTGCGCGCCGGCGTGCGAGCCCGGCACCGCGTGCTGCGACGACGAGGGAACGCCCGCGTGCGTCGCGCTGGCCAACGACATCCACCACTGCGGCTTCTGCGGCCTCGACTGTCTCGCGACGCGCCGTGGCGACTCGTGTCAGGCCGCGCAGTGCGCGTGCGGCGACTTCCTGCTCGGCTGCGTGGGCACGTTCGCGTCGAGCTGCTGCGTCCCGCCCGAGGGCGGTGGCCCTCCGGTGTGCGCCGACCTCGCGCGCTCCCGCGAGCACTGTGGCGACTGCAACGTCGAGTGCGTCCCCGAGCAGGCCGATCGCTGCGACGGAGGCCGGTGCATGTGCGGCGACGAGCGTCGCGCGTGCGC includes:
- the truB gene encoding tRNA pseudouridine(55) synthase TruB, whose translation is MTHGVLVVDKPRGPTSHDVVAWARRALGTRAVGHAGTLDPMATGVLVLGVGEGTKLTPYLMSEDKAYETTIVLGAETDTLDAEGRATSEHDVPALDRATVEAACARFVGTYLQRAPAVSAIKKDGVALHERVRRGEDVEAPEREVRCDAIEVLDVRAREIDLRVRCGKGFYVRSLGRDLARELGTRGHLGALRRTRSGAFGAEDALSGEVLQRARRGDEDARAQVRASLRSLEAALSTIARLDVGASGARELRHGRALRIEEPVVREPIAALDESGELVAIVRWSEGALRVVRGFAPRASVEGAS
- a CDS encoding DUF503 domain-containing protein, with the translated sequence MVVGVCRIVLALPSVDSLKGKRSIVRRIVDRVRHKFNAAIAEVAEMDAHRRAVLGFAVVSNDARHANSMVDTIVSFVSSATEALVIDRSMEIVHLEDHFGGGLDAAIDRSYDEPGEDDDDGR
- the nusA gene encoding transcription termination factor NusA, producing the protein MQSGGFSLQQLIDQVSKEKGIDPRVLTETMEQAILTAAKRTFGMNRELEARYNPDTGNVDLFQYMTVVDDVGDEERQLSVEDARRHGLEAEIGEELGFQVFYLPEDADKARQQDKEFGDLLKMQQHRRGFGRIAAQTAKQVIIQRMREAERELVFNEFKDRRGELITGIVRRFERGSNIIVDLGRTEAILPAREQTPRESYRPGDRIVALLKDIDREARGPQIILSRTDVGLLVKLFEMEVPEIYEGIVKIVAAAREPGARSKIAVTSRDSDVDPVGACVGMKGSRVQAVVQELRGEKIDIVPWDRDPARFVCNAIAPAEVSRVIIDEGATQMELVVPDAKLSLAIGRRGQNVRLASQLTGWKLDIISDTRFRQIEDQAMTALSMIGSVDENVAKALYRAGFRSIDEILEASDQEIASIEGVGSEKRAAQIKADALAASEGYRQRLVDEAIDRAEPLSEREMLLLVGGISERVADALERGGYKSASDVQRETDVDRLAIKTGLGNQRAREIKDAVARFVEEDLERIRRAQRERAASRLLGPAEGEGGEQEGSLEG
- the rbfA gene encoding 30S ribosome-binding factor RbfA, which gives rise to MGASGAGRDKRIAERIRADVMDLLLRGAIRDPDVQGAVVSAVDVTNDLSVARVWLRALEGDVDAARRKRLVSAMKRAGGFIRRELGRTLQVRRVPELRFEWDEGADRAARVEALLDEIAIEQRARKEDGQS
- a CDS encoding YlxR family protein encodes the protein MLMVDEQQRRGRGTDEQEVDGDDAGEASSRAVSERLCAGCRRTVPREELLRFAIGPEAPYLAPDPQRKLGGRGVSVHPTRACIELAAKRGGFARALKKGVAIDAAALCESAAVLYVMRAESLLIAAARRKKLAIGTDAVRDALRRPERSGGAEECEVEVLVVAADAEGRREELRAAAEKLGRRCTVLGTKGSLGRLFGRDEVGVLGILDRGIADEVVRCAARAAELESPVGIGDRGRGGASVRVSEGEGE
- a CDS encoding DHH family phosphoesterase, with protein sequence MSRARAVELVRAGSRFLVTCHVRPDADALGSALGLAAILRSIGKDALVYSQDGVPPLLQFLDGKEKVARDVPPGRFDATFVMDAAARELVPPLPPSERSGPVVIVDHHAAADGFGDVIVREVDAVATGEVVLRLMQSLGVKDVPRDAAQPVYAAIVADTGGFRYSGTNATTHRLAAQLLEQGVDPWQVASHLFERWAPQRMALLGEVLRAMKIELDGRLAIVAVDREMMARTGASDDMIEGMVNYGRMLEGVEIAALLWTPEKGQDVKISLRSAGRADVAALAVTLGGGGHRAAAGASVRNAELATVVARLRDEAAKVLARH
- the rimP gene encoding ribosome maturation factor RimP, with translation MNARNDSPLDKPAIEAIAEPVCRAHGVELVDVQWTMDRGGPVLRVLIDRERPDMTPGEPGSGVSIDDCQGVSRDLSTALDVHEKVVPSVRYRLEVSSPGLDRPLVKRRDFERFAGLEVKVQTRVPVPGTEDRKKVQGVLRGLDGDVVRIEEGSTAFEIPFGDIVKAHVVYRFTRAAR
- the infB gene encoding translation initiation factor IF-2 translates to MTTTKVRVYEVARELGMDNRELMNRFAALGIPVRNHMSALEPAEVDRVKRALEKDKAQNTVEERIRPTVVRRRTAAAPEPVAAAPAPAPVITREAPRAENGHAAVAPVAPRPVAPTPPPAAPPVVEREREAAPPPPPAPVVAAPPPAVEREAAPQPPAPVVEAARPEAPPPPVAARPVAPAVTEEPKPAPAPVPAPAPVVAAPTPPPPAPVAAAPRPAPVAAPERPAPAPAAAAQASSGPALRPSQPPPASVRLAHSNLPPGVVARGNVTAPSAPPPSAATVSRIVSQHAQGPGGRTQWTPDGGQRRRVQVPGSTLGPPGRPMPGQRPGAKRRPMPGKKGMKTEITTPSAQKRIIRIEDNIALQQLAQKMSLKATDVLMKLIQMGMGGVNINSTLDSDTAKLLASEFGYEVENVAKSDDDMIAEARGAAGAQEDLEARAPIVTVMGHVDHGKTSLLDRIRKANVAAGEAGGITQHIGAYRVDTGKGPIVFLDTPGHEAFTAMRARGAQATDVVVLVVAADDGVMPQTREAINHARAAEVPIIVAVNKIDKPGARPDQIRQELSGLGLQPEDWGGDTLFVNVSALSGENVDVLLENIALQTEIMELQANPAAAAEGVVLEAYLDKGRGVVANVLVQNGTLNQGDLMLAGVALGRIRALTDDRGRRVKNAGPATPVEVLGLPDLPQAGDQFFVVADQKKAQELVDARKKAVAAKAKTTTAKGLEDLYAMMKAGEVQELNLVIKSDVAGSVEALVKALTELSTEKVKVNVIHTGVGGITENDVMLATASKAIIIGFNVRPAGQAAAVAKSEGVEIRQYSIIYEAVDEVKKAMTGLLAPVFKQKELGKADVRAVFNIPKAGTIAGCYVTEGTIKRNAKARLVRDSVQVWEGTIASLRRVKDDVREVTSGFECGVGLENFNDIHEGDVIECYELEQVAASL